From Crassostrea angulata isolate pt1a10 unplaced genomic scaffold, ASM2561291v2 HiC_scaffold_56, whole genome shotgun sequence, a single genomic window includes:
- the LOC128168818 gene encoding uncharacterized protein LOC128168818 translates to MPRLELLAVLIGVRSINFVENQLKLAISEKILWTDTQCVLHWIKTKKPLTTFVENRVKEIQSCSDIEFQYVISSDNPADIASRGTTVDTLRENTYWWNGPAWLKKNKDEWPSWKPPTSENDFDSIIGTEYKKPRVMYETKLLAGEGPHGFTETVSAEYKNPFSMDDKRFSSFMKLIRVSAWILRFIKRLQRVKSSSGPLTETELSMAKTLWIKSIQTQSYSDVKPALTEKKRHNLINQLGLTLDQDGIIRCVGRLGAAHLTEGARTPILLPKKSHVTDLLIDNYHRKSMHLGVSQTLSMVRQAYWIPQGRSEVKRVLRRCTICKRHEGGPYRMPIIPPLPRKRVNESSPFTYTGVDYFGPIYVKTDGVTKKVWVCLFTCLVVRAIHLELMQDMSTEEFLHGLRRFISRWGKPKQLISDNASQFKLASNILEETWASTVRYPDVQSYIANEDIKWQFIVELAPWMGGFYERLIGIVKRCLRKTIGKLSLTNEQLRTLLAETEAVVNSRPLVYVGDDINSNIILTPAHFLTLNPTTGIPDCNEEDTEDPEYLPNISSAEKLLQTWKKGQKHLDAFWKAWRDEYLLSLRERTAYRLKERRVKHSEEPQIGDVVLVKDDLSRGSWKIGRLCELTVSRDGEIRSGKVLLPSKKTPNRPLNLLYPIECSKDTETKNSENPVKNQSTESNKSMTYEDQSVTETKN, encoded by the coding sequence ATGCCTCGTCTTGAACTTCTGGCTGTTCTCATTGGTGTGCGAAGCATAAACTTTGTAGAAAATCAACTGAAACTGGCAATATCTGAGAAAATACTATGGACAGATACACAATGTGTTTTACACTGGATTAAAACTAAAAAGCCTTTGACAACATTTGTAGAAAACAGAGTTAAAGAAATTCAGAGTTGCAGTGACATTGAATTTCAGTACGTTATCTCAAGTGATAATCCAGCAGATATTGCAAGCAGAGGTACGACAGTTGACACTTTAAGGGAAAATACCTATTGGTGGAATGGCCCAGCATGGTTGAAAAAGAACAAAGATGAGTGGCCTTCATGGAAGCCCCCTACCAGTGAAAATGACTTTGACAGTATAATTGGGACTGAGTACAAGAAACCTCGAGTGATGTATGAGACAAAACTATTAGCTGGGGAAGGTCCTCACGGATTCACAGAGACTGTTAGTGCTGAATATAAGAATCCATTTTCCATGGACGACAAGCGTTTCTCATCCTTCATGAAGCTAATAAGAGTATCAGCATGGATTCTGAGATTCATTAAGAGACTACAGAGAGTGAAATCATCCTCTGGTCCATTGACTGAGACAGAGTTGAGCATGGCAAAGACACTTTGGATAAAGAGTATCCAAACCCAGAGCTACAGTGATGTAAAACCTGCGTTAACAGAAAAGAAGAGACATAATTTGATTAACCAGTTAGGATTAACATTAGATCAAGATGGAATCATTAGATGTGTTGGCAGACTAGGAGCTGCACACTTGACTGAGGGAGCTAGGACACCAATTTTACTTCCTAAGAAAAGTCATGTAACAGATTTACTGATAGACAATTACCACAGAAAATCCATGCATCTTGGAGTTTCTCAGACCCTGTCCATGGTTCGTCAGGCATACTGGATTCCACAAGGACGTTCTGAAGTGAAAAGAGTTCTGCGGAGATGTACAATCTGCAAGAGACATGAAGGAGGACCATACAGAATGCCTATTATACCGCCCTTACCTAGAAAGAGAGTGAATGAGTCCTCTCCATTTACCTACACTGGAGTAGACTATTTTGGTCCAATATATGTGAAAACAGACGGTGTCACCAAGAAAGTATGGGTGTGCTTGTTTACTTGTTTAGTGGTTAGAGCCATCCATTTAGAGCTTATGCAAGATATGTCCACAGAAGAGTTCCTTCATGGATTGAGACGATTCATATCTCGATGGGGAAAGCCGAAGCAACTCATTTCAGATAATGCGTCACAATTCAAGCTGGCCAGTAATATCTTAGAAGAAACCTGGGCCTCAACAGTCAGATATCCAGATGTTCAGAGCTATATCGCAAATGAAGATATCAAGTGGCAATTCATAGTAGAGCTTGCCCCATGGATGGGTGGTTTCTATGAGCGTCTTATTGGAATAGTAAAGAGATGCCTTCGGAAAACAATTGGGAAGCTGAGTCTTACCAACGAACAATTAAGAACTCTTTTAGCAGAAACAGAAGCAGTGGTAAATTCAAGACCATTGGTTTATGTAGGAGATGACATCAACTCCAACATAATTCTTACCCCTGCTCACTTCCTGACACTGAATCCTACAACTGGTATCCCAGATTGTAATGAAGAAGATACAGAGGATCCCGAGTATTTACCCAACATCAGCAGTGCCGAGAAATTATTGCAGACATGGAAGAAAGGACAGAAACATTTAGATGCTTTTTGGAAAGCTTGGCGCGATGAATATCTGCTAAGTTTACGAGAAAGAACAGCATACAGACTGAAAGAAAGAAGAGTCAAGCACAGCGAGGAACCACAGATTGGTGATGTTGTGTTAGTTAAAGATGACCTTTCTCGTGGAAGCTGGAAAATAGGACGCCTTTGTGAACTTACAGTAAGCCGAGATGGAGAGATTCGTTCCGGAAAGGTACTGCTACCTAGCAAGAAGACTCCCAATAGACCGTTGAACCTACTCTATCCGATCGAGTGTTCCAAAGATACAGAGACAAAAAACAGTGAGAATCCAGtgaaaaatcaaagtaccgaaagTAACAAGAGCATGACCTATGAAGATCAATCAGTGACCGAAACCAAAAATTAA
- the LOC128168820 gene encoding ankyrin-3-like, with translation MAKDEHSSNLKNKDTLDFASQYKANEAELCDTVEFTPLYKACEEGNFIQVALLLGGGADVNFCETNGLTPLCIACQKNKYAIVKLLLNKEADVNFMNKDGESPLNIACKQQLGNIVRLLLDRGVDVNSLCQPNVFSPLQNACVTGNSYIVQILLSKGADVNFTNTIGINPLSIACIKGHTEVMMLLIENGANINSSNKNEINPLLFACLNGQVRSTEILIEKGADVNVCQKVGHILLQSTFQFFIRTLKMMWKQFFVTSFEETCKAEQVQVVNLLLDYQANINLTDKYGKSPLFQACLSRNDRIVQLLLNRGARVNLQHNMGYTPLYTACMTGDD, from the exons ATGGCGAAAGATGAACACAGttctaatttgaaaaataaagatactCTTG ATTTTGCATCACAATACAAAGCAAATGAAGCAGAGTTATGTGACACAGTTGAATTTACTCCTCTTTACAAAGCTTGCGAAGAGGGAAATTTTATACAAGTCGCTCTGTTATTAGGCGGAGGCGCAGACGTCAATTTTTGTGAAACCAATGGATTAACTCCTCTATGCATCGCTTGTCAGAAGAATAAATATGCTATTGTAAAGTTATTGTTGAACAAAGAAGCAGATGTCAATTTTATGAATAAGGATGGAGAAAGCCCTCTCAACATTGCTTGTAAACAACAACTCGGTAACATTGTACGATTGTTATTGGATAGAGGTGTAGATGTGAATTCTTTATGTCAACCTAATGTATTCAGTCCTTTGCAAAATGCTTGTGTAACCGGAAATTCTTACATAGTACAGATTCTTTTGAGCAAAGGCGCAGACGTTAATTTTACCAACACTATTGGAATCAATCCTCTCAGCATCGCATGTATTAAAGGACATACTGAAGTGATGATGCTTCTGATAGAAAACGGGGCCAACATCAATTCTTCTAACAAAAATGAGATTAACCCCCTTTTGTTTGCATGTTTAAATGGTCAGGTCAGATCAACAGAAATTCTTATTGAAAAAGGTGCAGATGTCAATGTTTGTCAGAAAGTAGGACATATCTTGCTTCAGTCAACTTTCCAGTTTTTTATTAGAACATTAAAAATGATGTGGAAGCAGTTTTTTGTTACCAGCTTTGAGGAAA CTTGTAAAGCGGAACAAGTTCAGGTTGTTAATCTTCTACTTGATTATCaagcaaacattaatttaacGGACAAATATGGTAAAAGCCCTCTCTTTCAAGCTTGTCTGTCTCGAAATGACCGAAtagtacaacttttactgaacAGAGGTGCAAGAGTTAACTTACAACATAATATGGGATACACCCCGCTATATACTGCGTGCATGACTGGAGATGAC
- the LOC128168821 gene encoding homeobox protein Wariai-like translates to MELLNNGAKINACSDDDGSSSLYAACCMGHNDIVKLLLDKDADINLCNKSGTSPLAIACANGHNATVHFLLSKCADVHASDKRKQSPLYRACSKGYTSISEMLLKNGSDVNSCEENNITSLHIACINGHVNTVSLLLENGANQNLCTKERHTPLYDACLNKHEQIAFILINNGADVNLSDVKGKSPLHIASLKKLDNLVKTLEKRVARPQEQI, encoded by the coding sequence ATGGAATTATTGAACAATGGCGCTAAAATCAATGCATGCTCTGATGATGATGGATCAAGCTCCCTTTATGCTGCTTGTTGCATGGGACACAAtgacattgtaaaattattgttgGACAAAGATGctgacattaatttatgcaataaATCTGGAACTAGCCCATTAGCAATTGCCTGTGCAAATGGACACAACGCCACAGTGCATTTTCTTCTAAGTAAGTGTGCTGATGTCCATGCCTCTGATAAAAGAAAACAGAGCCCTTTATACAGAGCCTGCTCTAAGGGATATACCTCAATTTCAGAAATGTTACTTAAGAATGGCTCCGATGTTAACTCATGTGAAGAAAACAATATCACCTCCTTGCATATTGCGTGTATAAATGGACATGTTAACACAGTCAGCCTTCTTTTAGAAAATGGCGCTAATCAGAATTTGTGTACGAAAGAAAGGCATACTCCGTTATATGATGCCTGCTTAAATAAGCATGAACAAATTGCCTTTATTCTAATTAACAATGGAGCTGATGTTAATTTATCTGATGTGAAGGGTAAAAGTCCTCTCCATATAGCCTCTTTGAAAAAACTCGACAACTTAGTAAAAACTTTGGAGAAAAGAGTAGCGCGACCTCAGGAACAGATTTAA